CAGCGCGGCCGATGTCGACGCGGCCGTTGCGGCGGCTCGATGCGCCTTCCCGGCGTGGTCGTCCGCGCCCGGACATGAACGTGCGCGCCTGCTGTATGCGCTTGCGCGGCACATCCAGAAGCACGCGCGCTTTCTCGCGGTGCTCGAAAGCCTCGACAACGGCAAGCCGATTCGCGAGTCGCGCGATATCGACGTTCCGCTCGTCGCCCGGCATTTCTATCATCACGCGGGATGGGCCGAACTCGTCGACGACGAGTTTCCTCATCATGAGGCGCTCGGCGTATGCGGGCAGATCATTCCGTGGAATTTTCCGCTGCTGATGCTCGCATGGAAGATCGCGCCGGCGCTCGCGGCCGGCAACACGGTGGTGCTGAAGCCGGCCGAGTTCACGCCGCTTACCGCGCTCGCTTTCGCGGAAATTTGCCAGCAGGTCGGGCTGCCGGCCGGGGTCGTCAATATCGTGACCGGGGACGGCGCAACGGGCGCGGCGATCGTCGCGCATGGCAATGTCGACAAGATCGCGTTCACGGGCTCGACCGAAGTGGGGCGCGCGATTCGCCGCGCCACCGCGGGCACCGGCAAGAAGCTCTCGCTCGAACTCGGCGGGAAGTCCCCGTTTGTCGTGTTCGACGACGCCGATCTCGATGCGGCTGTCGAAGGCGTTGTCGATTCGATCTGGTTCAACCAGGGGCAGGTCTGTTGCGCGGGCTCGCGCATTCTCGTGCAGGAAGGCGTGGCCAGTCGTTTTCATGCGAAATTGCGCGCGCGCATGAGCGCGCTGCGCGTCGGCGATCCGCTCGACAAGTCGACCGACATCGGCGCGGTCGTCGATCGCGTGCAGCTCGAGCGGATCGCGTCGCTCGTGCAACGCGGCGTGACCGAAGGTGCGACGTGCTTTCAACCGCCGATGGCGGTGCGCGACGTGGGCTTTTTTTACCCGCCGACGCTCGTGACCGATGTCGAGACGTCGTCCGTGCTCGTGCGTGAGGAGGTGTTCGGCCCGGTCGTCACGTCGAGCACGTTTCGCACGCCCGACGAAGCGATCGCGCTTGCCAACGATACGCGCTACGGACTTGCCGCGTCGGTGTGGTCGGAGAATCTCAATCGCACGCTCGAGGTGGCGGCTGCCGTAAAGGCCGGCGTGGTGTGGGTCAACAGCGCGAATCAGTTCGACGCGGCGGCCGGCTTCGGCGGCTATCGCGAAAGCGGCTATGGGCGCGAGGGCGGGCGCGAAGGGATGCTCGAATATCTGTCGCCTCGCGGTATGCGTCATGGCGAGCGGTCTTCTGCAAACGCAGCAACAAGCGCGGCTAAAAGCGCGGCTAAAAGCGCGGCCGGCGAGGCAAGCGCTGCCGCGCTGCGTTCGCCGGTTCCTTCGCAAGGCTTCGTCGCACAAAACGGACAGGTCGACCGGACGGCGAAGCTTTATATCGGCGGCAAGCAAACGCGGCCCGACTCCGGTTACAGCTACCGCGTATTCGGCGCCGACGGCGCGCCGCTCGGTCTCGCGCCGCTCGGCAACCGCAAGGACGTGCGCAATGCGGTCGAGGCGGCACGCAAGGCCGGCAGTTGGTCCGGTATGTCGGGACATGCACGCGCGCAGGTCGTCTACTATCTCGCGGAAAATCTCGCCGCGCGAAACGCGGCATTTGCCGCATTGCTGCGCGAATGCACGGGCGCGACCGAGGCGGATGCCGCGCGTGAAGTGGAACTGAGCGTGCGGCGCCTGTTCCGGTGTGCCGCGCTCGCGGACAAATACGATGGCCGCGTGCATTCGACGTTGACGCGGCACGTCACGCTCGCGATGAACGAGCCTTGGGGCGTGCTTGGTATTGCGTGCCCGGACGATGCGCCGCTCATCGGCATGGTATCGATGATCGCGCCGGCGATCGCGCTCGGTAATCGCGTGGTCGCGGTCGTCTCGCAGACTCACCCGCTGATCGGCGCCGATTTCTATGCGTTGCTCGATACGAGCGACGTGCCGGGCGGTGTCGTGAATCTGCTCAGCGGACCGCGCGACGAACTCGTTCAAACGCTCGCCGCGCATAACGACGTCGACGCATTCTGGTACGCCGGCGACGCAGCGGGGTGCGCTCGTGCCGAAGCGGAATCGGCGGGCAATCTGAAACCGGTATGGACGCCCGATCCAGCCATGTTCGGGGCGGGCGCCGATCGTCATGCGCTCGGCGAGTTCGCGAGCCGCGCGCTGCAGGTGAAGAATATCTGGGTGCCGTATGGCGAATGAGCAGTCCGGGCGAGTCGCACGTGCGGTCATCTTCGATATGGATGGACTGCTGATCGATTCGGAAGGCATCTATACATCGGTCACGCAGCAGATTGCTTCGCGTTTCGGCAAGACCTTCGACTGGGAGGTCAAGCAGAATACGATCGGACGCGGCGCGCGCGATCTGGCCGAGTACGTCGTAAGCGCGCTCGGTCTGCCGATGACCGCGGAAGAATTTCTCGTCGAGCGCGAGCCGCTGTTGCGCGCCGGCTTCGCCAATGCGCCGGCGAAACCGGGTGCGGCGTCGCTGGTGCGGCATCTGGCGGAACGGGGCGTGCCGATCGCCGTCGGCACGAGCTCGTCACGGCCGTTCTTCGATATCAAAACGTCGCGGCATCAGGACTGGTTTTGTCTGTTCGATGTCGTCGTGACGGCCGACGATCAGGACGTGCGCAACGCAAAGCCGGCACCCGATATTTTTCTCGTCGCGGCACGGCGCCTTGGTGTCGTACCCGGCGACGTGCTGGTATTCGAAGATTCGCCGTTCGGCGTAACGGCTGCGCGGGAGGCCGGCATGCATGTCATTGCCGTGCCGGATCCGGCGATGAGCGCCGCGCGTTTTGCGCATGCGCATGCCATGCTGGGGTCGCTCGATCAGTTCGAGCCGCAGCAGTGGGGACTGCCGGCGCGCGTACAGCCTGCGGCGAGTTTCATAGGGCAGCCGTAGCGCGTACCGCGGCGCGACCCGACCCGACCCGACCCGCGGCGAGCCGCAGTCTAGAAACGCGGGGGAAGCAGACTGGCGGGATTG
The nucleotide sequence above comes from Paraburkholderia sp. SOS3. Encoded proteins:
- a CDS encoding aldehyde dehydrogenase family protein, whose amino-acid sequence is MKTSQARIKDILETMEYGPAPESADVAMSWLDARGRAFDHFIDGAFVAPADGARFAVVNPANESLLAHVAQGSAADVDAAVAAARCAFPAWSSAPGHERARLLYALARHIQKHARFLAVLESLDNGKPIRESRDIDVPLVARHFYHHAGWAELVDDEFPHHEALGVCGQIIPWNFPLLMLAWKIAPALAAGNTVVLKPAEFTPLTALAFAEICQQVGLPAGVVNIVTGDGATGAAIVAHGNVDKIAFTGSTEVGRAIRRATAGTGKKLSLELGGKSPFVVFDDADLDAAVEGVVDSIWFNQGQVCCAGSRILVQEGVASRFHAKLRARMSALRVGDPLDKSTDIGAVVDRVQLERIASLVQRGVTEGATCFQPPMAVRDVGFFYPPTLVTDVETSSVLVREEVFGPVVTSSTFRTPDEAIALANDTRYGLAASVWSENLNRTLEVAAAVKAGVVWVNSANQFDAAAGFGGYRESGYGREGGREGMLEYLSPRGMRHGERSSANAATSAAKSAAKSAAGEASAAALRSPVPSQGFVAQNGQVDRTAKLYIGGKQTRPDSGYSYRVFGADGAPLGLAPLGNRKDVRNAVEAARKAGSWSGMSGHARAQVVYYLAENLAARNAAFAALLRECTGATEADAAREVELSVRRLFRCAALADKYDGRVHSTLTRHVTLAMNEPWGVLGIACPDDAPLIGMVSMIAPAIALGNRVVAVVSQTHPLIGADFYALLDTSDVPGGVVNLLSGPRDELVQTLAAHNDVDAFWYAGDAAGCARAEAESAGNLKPVWTPDPAMFGAGADRHALGEFASRALQVKNIWVPYGE
- a CDS encoding HAD-IA family hydrolase; this encodes MANEQSGRVARAVIFDMDGLLIDSEGIYTSVTQQIASRFGKTFDWEVKQNTIGRGARDLAEYVVSALGLPMTAEEFLVEREPLLRAGFANAPAKPGAASLVRHLAERGVPIAVGTSSSRPFFDIKTSRHQDWFCLFDVVVTADDQDVRNAKPAPDIFLVAARRLGVVPGDVLVFEDSPFGVTAAREAGMHVIAVPDPAMSAARFAHAHAMLGSLDQFEPQQWGLPARVQPAASFIGQP